The Haematobia irritans isolate KBUSLIRL chromosome 1, ASM5000362v1, whole genome shotgun sequence DNA segment TAATAGAatgtaaaatgttaattttgtaataacaagcagtaACCACCAACCACATATACAGACACACAAATATGTatatttgaatgtgaattatgtccctgccaacattttttgaatttgacggcactactgagaatccccaccacgtcgaaaacaatcgtatacgacatcaaaaactcgtcgggaaagcgccgtcactattgagaagttgtactacgccaagttactacacggatgaaaaagactgtttttcatatgtttggctataaacattatatgtgtggaacacaaatttttaaacacaatatttttgagtgcaagcatataatgttcataaactagcataacatgtttgggacatatatgttaatatgttagaacatattatgtttgggacataaaatgtttgtaaatataatatgcttggatgcaaacatatattaatttagaaatagcctataaacatatatgtgtttagtagcttggagcgctatttaacagggagcgatattgaattaagttggtggttgttgcttgttattacaaaattaacattttatttttccttgggcaattgatcagctacttctttgatccttacaaactgtttggtccgctgttcgaatccccgtccggcaaaaggtaaaattaaaataaaaaactcataaaattgaataatttcttctacaatgcttgtattacagaaaaaggtgctaagaactaaaaaatctcgcggaagtgagaaagatgtgggggaatatacaattaggcagaaacaaaattttgagcattcaggtcgaaaacctatgttgttagcacctatattacctgtttattttcgtaattgattatgattgtaaatatataaataaataaataaaattttgagcacaatattgtttgggagaatttttttaagcatataatatttttgggtgcaaagtgtttccaaacatattatatgttcatattgttttttggaagacaacattattgaatttggatgcaaaaatacaaaatgtttggaacttagactacccaaacatatattgtttagaccaatgtgctttcaaacatattatatattggaagagatcaaacatataaatgtttgggcaatacccaaaaatgtatatgcttgaagcaaaatatgtttgggagtatatgttacagaagcgattttttgtgagggtgtaactTCCTTTCGTTCGTTCGCATGACTTACGTTACGATTTACGTTGAGATAACGtatgtcaaatgctaatattgccATATCATAATAATTTGAAACATCTGTATAACGACCATACTCTTTTGGCATGTTACGTCATCAAAACTCAATCTGGCATTGtagttgttttgtttatttttgagtGCCGTGTTTAATTTTTGGCACAATGAATGTCTCATTTGCGCTATATTTTATGAATGGCGAAAATAGCGAAGCCGCTGAAATTCCACGCAGAAAACTACGAGATGCATCTAATGTCTCGGAATTGCCATCAGCCAGGTAAATAAGCAATGTTTATTCTGTGCATTTTGACGAACAAATATGTTAATACTTTAATTATTCCAGATTTATTAGTAATTTTCGCGtcaccaaagacatttttaaagcTCTGATTGACATTTTACAATCGGAATGGAGACCAAGTTATCGTTGCACTGCAGTAAGAATTGATGTAAAACTGGCAATATTTTTGGGATTCCTAGCCACTGGAGGATACCAACATTCGAttggaaatgaaaaaatttcttctacTGCCAATACGACAGTTTGTCGTACAATTTCGGAGTGTTTGAACTTATTTGAGAAACATGTTTgcccaaagtggataaaaatgcCGCAACGAGAAGACGAAGATTCCATAAAACGGTCATTCTTTATAAAACGTGGATTCCCGGGGGTTATAGGACGTGTGGATGGAACCCACATTAGAATCAAAGGACCCAGTACCGAAGATAAAGCCTAATACTACAACAGAAAGGGATTCTACAGCATCAATGCAATGATCGTAATACACTTTACCAataatttcaaatcaaattttaattggcattttatttttaatagatatgTGATAATGATTTACGAATTCTCGCTGTTGACGGACGTTATCCATGTGCAACCCATGATTCTTTTGTTTGGGAGTATAGTGCTATTCATCACCAATTGAAAAATGAGTTCGACGCagggaaacgaaatttttggattttgggtAAATTTGTAACAGCTGTAAAGCAAAATAAGTAAGGAAGAAAGTCTAGCAATATCGGATATACTACGTAGCTCACGCAGAAACTCACTTtggctaaacattttatttaattttactgtGATATCCACTATGTGTTCAGACTTTCATGGTCACTCCAGACTTcgcttccttacttgtttcgaattaaaaatgtttgaattaaTCACACAATACACTGAAATAAAAGTCTGCCGGGTTGCCAATCGATTGTCTTTATACTaattattgattccgagtcaaagaaacGCATAAATAACTTATGGATTAatttgctatcaaagtcctttaaaaccgtGTTTAACACAACTTAAGACCcgacttcaataaaaaatattgctataaaGTATCCCATATTTTCTTCTTAGGTTTTTAGTCAATatacaacttaaatttaaataccatttcattattttgaagatttttttcgaattatcaAAGCCAAgacgaccttagtcaaacaaaattgctTCCATGTAGAGAAACTCATAGTTAAgtggaatcacttaattataaggacaaaacgactttatagaaatgtttatcgaattaagaaaaaaaatatatcaaagatGTGCGTCCTttatcctcaaaaaatcgcatTCGTGCTTTAAGGACAAGAAAACTTTGGcctcacaatattttttcagtgtagatattaCTAAAGTTAACCTTAGATTTTCTTATTTGATCAAATAGAAAATCGTTAATACTTTATAGGCGGTAGTGGTTACAAAATGCTCCCTTATCTGATGACTCCCTACAGGAATCCTACCACAGATTATGAAAAACGCTACAATAAAGTACATACAAGCACTCGAAATGTGGTGGAGCGCACTATAGGCGTACTTAAAAATCGTTTTCGTTGTGTACTGGGTTCAAGAGGTCTCCATTACAGCCCCGAAAAGGCATGCAAAATACTAAATGCATGCTGCGCTTTGCATAATATGTGCATTCACTTCAATTTTGAGCTACTGAACGATTTGTCAGAGATTGTCACAGAAGATCAACAAGTTCAGGACTACCACAGTGGAGAATCGGAAAGTAATATTGGAGCTACTATAAGAAATCAAATAGCATtagatttgtaatatttttttgtgtaatttcattttgttaaatatattatttattttttattttgtttttaaaattattaattattatatctATAATATGAATAAGTACataaattaaatacatatttgacataaaaaaacatatgtattaattatataaaataatggtttatacatttcttttataaaaaacaaaaaagggaTTTTCGAAAGCTTTCTTTTCTTTAAAGTCTTTCATTGTAATTCGCCATTCTGGCAAACTTAAGTGgtaaatattcaaaaaagttAATAAGTTTTTGTcaattgtaatatttttaatattaaataatatttaaatattaaaattattagcttttttaatatttaataaggaACTTTGACACagtcctttaaaaatatatataaacttcAAGTTTATAGTACAAAGTAATATAAATACAGCAATCTAAGACTACAAATGACCAGATTGGTAATCATTAtctaaaaaatcttttaaacgCAATTATAACTCCTTTATGACTTTCACAGAGTTTTCCGCACTATTAGCAATTTTTTCGGCTGCtgaggccaatattttattggaaatcgccatttcttttgcacatattgcGATTTCTTTTGCGGCATTTGAAATCTCTCTGGCCGCATTTGCATTTTCTTCTGCTGCTAACACAGATTCTTCGCTTGATTTTAACTGCAAACGTATGAGATTCAACTGTTCATCTGCAAAGCTTTTTCTCTCTTTATATGTTGAACTCATGTTATTTTCGTCTTCTCGTAGTCTCTTTTCGCTTTTTCTTTCATCAGGTGTAACGATTACTTCTTGTGACCTCTCCAATCTATTTGGCGTTACAACGGCAACGTCTTTTTTTTTCCTTGGCGGTGTTTCTATTTGCTCATAGCAGATTTGGAATGCATcatcaattacttcttcagttCTCTCACCAAATGTTTTTCCTTTTGGAGCTGCAGCTGAAGATAAACAGCAAATTCGGTCAATTTGTTCCTCCATCGGAGTAAGTGTATTTGAGCTGAAAATGTCACCTCCGGTTTGCAGCAAGCTTCAATTGTtttcagcaattttttttttggttctggATTTCATGTCGGCCCATGTCTACAAATAAAgatgataaaaaagaaattattcagTATTTGtttgtcacgccgatttcacaaaaaagaaatatttttcgaagaaaaagaaaatttattacgcTCAAAAaagggggctctaatgccaacttaactttaatttagtttataaaaatttgtttgtatttagttaaattttgcccaatgtgagtgccctatttgaataattttttgctttctttaatgacatgaactaaaaataaggaaatttgtatacaaatataatacacaatttgacttaaaattaaaatagttaacatttttctataaattattcaaattttgtcacaaaagtccttatagaaaaatcgataatttttgaaaatattcaaggaaaacgtttcaaacaggctttagaatgctttaaaaatcataaaaaatataaaaattatttatatatcacaaacttttttaattcacattcaaaacactgaattcggatcacactcagaagtgatgcaaattcattgcaacggctgtggaagcggtggacattcgtcctaggacaagttcatattacattcatcgcttctccaccaattttgcaccacttccgaacccaaacagaacattttcacttcactTATAATGAAGAAACTAacccacaatttagaaaacaatgttgagaaataaaactatatattgccatcggcaactggctaccacaacccaatgaattcgattgtgcatgagtcTTTAGTTTAACTTTGAGCGGTTGTATgtgcttgtttaatttttataaaaacaatgacaaatcgtaaataggttttcaaattctggggggaggCTAAAACTGttatggggggtctaagccccctcccccttCACAGCAGTTTTCGAGCTATAGTCATACGAAAATTCCAAAAAGTGCTTCGAGAAAAAACTTTGGAGGCTCATAATAgacgaacggcaaccaatctCGCAAAATCCAGACAATACTTTTCTTCTCTCACAGAGCACTTTCGGCTgggataaataatttttgttcggATATTTTGTGTTGCACTGTGTTATGCATGTTGCTGATGATTAAGTAGTTGTTGAAGCTGCATCTGTTGCTGTGGTTGCGTTTGcaactgttgttgttgtcgtgCTCACCTGGGATCTCGTTGAACTGATTAATGCTGAATTTACTGGGTGCACTCATGGCATGTTAATATTTGGGCCCATATTTGCAACTGGAGCGAAAGCCTGATTGATCACAGCCGGATATAATTTTGGCCTAAAACTTCGTATGTTATCATGATACATTGATGGTCTCATGTGATTTATAGCCATTCCTTGGGGTCCTATATAGCCAACGGCCATTACGGGTGATTTACTTGGACACCTATTTGTGCTGGTCTTATACCAACTGTCTGTGACAGtgtgacaaaataaaacaacaatacaTTGATTGTAGAGTTGCACATGTGTACTTGTTGACATTCTTTACAATAGAATCGATTAAGTACAAAAATATCTGGAGGAACCTTTCGACGACTTTAACAATAATTGCTGGATGTTCAGTATTTTCTTCGGCCAGCTTGACTGTAAGAGATTCCCATTTCGCTTCAACAGATTCTTTGCTGCCACCAAAGACTGGAGCACCCCTTGCGAGGCTGTGGTTGTTTTCCATAAACTCGACTAGGTATTGCAGCTGCTGggtcgatgatttttttgcactaaacgagttaaaaattgatatttagCGTTAATCtacttaaaaaatatgtttttatactTACATTTTACCTTCGCTATTTTTtgtgtccatttttttttctaacaatttacacaaaacgaaaggtctttaccaagtgagtggttttgacatttcagttcgacaaaatgcgaacgaatcgagttagagaaacccaattttagagcttacgttacgtcttcgttcgcattgactttcgtttcgattttcgtttagataccccttagagaaaccaaaatcagctgtttttcgttttgtatgcgaacgaaGACTAGAATTCGGATAGCAGAAATAGGCTGTTATACATAGTCACAGCCCGGAGGCTACCGCCATCTGGAGGGAGGAACTGAGTTGCCGTACGCTGGTTGCTGAACGGTGTCGCCGGCTTTTGGCTCAGTCTGTGGGGCGCGGTTCATTGGCAACTCAGTCCTCTGGcagctgacaaaaaaaataaataaaaacaaccagCCTTTGATGGAAACAACAGGTACGTATCAAAAATCGTAAGATTATTTTACACAATTTCCACTCATATTGGTTTGCTGGCATGCCGGATTCCCAAAGCATGCCGTGACCTAACCCTCCCCAACCATGGTGTCCCTGTGGCCCATCCATTCGGGACACCCTAACTGCTACTCACCTGTCTTTTAAATCACATTTTCCCTTATAACTTCTTTAGCCTtccatatttaataatttaacatCAATATTATTCCTTTTCAAACGAcattataaacatatttttattatcctTTTTCTCTCTTTCAGATAAATTAGAATAATGAAATTGAAGAAGATCAATTAAGGCAAGAATTTACAATTATtctccaacaaaaaaaaaacaattcataaaagataagtactttatcaaaacaatttttaaattcataaaCAAATCATGCTCAAATTCTTCCACAGACAGCATCCGCAAATATTTCGTCAGGACCTCACGAAATCCTTTCTTCGGTCTAATGCctttccgtccgttcgtctagaTCACTTAAGTATTAGTAACTTCAAAATATAACTTCCGTAAATAAAACATATAACCTTTTTCATGTAGCTCTTGTTTCTTGTTCCTGCGGGGACAAACATTAAGAGCGTTAAAAGTGGACCCACATTTCCAGTCCTATTAACTCTAAACTTAGTATTAGGGTGAGCTCAGCCTAAACACTATTTATCATGCCCAAACCAGGCGCAACGAAACAAAACCGCGCTAATGAATACTCCCTTTTGCTAACACAGAAACCTGGCATAAATCAAATAACTATtagatttctttattttatttacagaagCTCCTGTCTGTCCGTCAGTCTAAGTCAAACAAATGTACGAGTATTCCAATGTATGACGACAGACGAAACAGAGGTACCTGAGGCGCTGTAGGTTGACCAGCGCTAATGCAGCAgccaaaatcaacaaaatttctGAGAGCAACAAATATTCGCCAGCTGGGAAAGATTGGAGTCGATGTCAAACGCAATATGGCAGTGGAGGTGGACAACAACCGGCAAGTGGTCTTTTACTGAAAGTTTTTATGACTCATTAGTGATATATTTCTTTATCGATTTTACTAATGTTGACTTTTTCTTTTCTTCCTTTTCAGGCTTTTTACAATAATTAGTCTTTTAAGCGTATATTAAGCttgtatattaaaaacttctgcttcattttcagttaaaatgtttcatttaaaaagaaCACAATTTGCTTCAACATAAAACTTTGTAATATCGTTCCATAGCTTGTTAAAAACTTTCAAACAAAACTGTTTTATATTATTGTTTATACATAATTGTTTGTGTTCAtatcatagaccaattaaatataAGACATCTCAAATGAATTCACagagctgtagtttgtctgcacaccgtagagggctctttttcgtctgcaattgagtgattttttaatttggctttatttttgttttctttcctttgttgtcttgatgaaacacaaaatattgtaaaagcttataaaattttatccattcacaccttttttgtaatgcaaattggctgatttgtacggtaattctcgttttccaaaaagaaattgagtcacttgactgcgcaattgagtggaatgactgcgctctgcaaataaacaaaaccatggtgaattcacttgagatgtctataccttccttggtctatgttcATATCTTTTTTCGTATTATAAGATTGATAAATTTATCAaataaaatgctgtcaaaaatcacaatttttctatttctttttttctcttTGTCGCGCCAACCACTCTTCTCAGCATCCAAACTCAGAATAATCTGACGCTCCAAAACCTCCATTATCGACGCTGCATTCGCCATAATCTTCTTCACTTCCCAGCCATCACGAAA contains these protein-coding regions:
- the LOC142221471 gene encoding uncharacterized protein LOC142221471, coding for MEEQIDRICCLSSAAAPKGKTFGERTEEVIDDAFQICYEQIETPPRKKKDVAVVTPNRLERSQEVIVTPDERKSEKRLREDENNMSSTYKERKSFADEQLNLIRLQLKSSEESVLAAEENANAAREISNAAKEIAICAKEMAISNKILASAAEKIANSAENSVKVIKEL